In Gammaproteobacteria bacterium, one genomic interval encodes:
- the pdxA gene encoding 4-hydroxythreonine-4-phosphate dehydrogenase PdxA: MRCPKLAVSVGEPAGIGPDIVIKAARELSRFNTVLLADPRVLRERAEMLDRDFPAGSYDPGDRARGLSVAHMPFAHPCRAGRADARNAPAVLAALERGAKGCLSGEFDALVTGPVNKALMRKAGLDFMGHTEYLARLSGAPMPVMLLAGETGSGRTPLRVALATTHIPLSAVPGAVTRERLAAVLEVLVQGLKRDFGIEKPRVAVLGLNPHAGEGGELGAEDRDVVARAIAEFGDPGVTGPWPADTAFTRGNLAGQDAVLAMYHDQGLPVVKHAGFGATVNVTLGLPFVRTSVDHGTAFDLAGTGKADEGSLVQAVEAAARMVRRRSGLPQK, from the coding sequence ATGCGCTGCCCTAAACTGGCGGTCAGCGTGGGCGAACCGGCCGGAATCGGGCCGGACATCGTAATCAAGGCGGCCCGTGAACTGAGCCGGTTCAATACCGTGCTGCTCGCCGACCCGCGGGTGCTGCGCGAACGCGCGGAAATGCTGGACCGCGACTTCCCGGCGGGTTCGTACGACCCCGGCGACCGGGCGCGCGGCCTGAGCGTCGCGCACATGCCGTTCGCTCATCCATGCCGGGCGGGCCGGGCGGATGCCCGCAACGCGCCCGCGGTGCTGGCGGCCCTGGAGCGGGGAGCGAAGGGGTGCCTGAGCGGCGAGTTCGATGCGCTGGTGACCGGACCGGTCAACAAGGCGCTGATGCGCAAGGCCGGACTCGATTTCATGGGACATACGGAATACCTGGCGCGGCTCAGCGGCGCGCCCATGCCGGTCATGCTGCTGGCGGGCGAGACGGGGTCCGGTCGCACGCCGCTGAGGGTGGCCCTGGCCACGACCCATATTCCGTTGAGCGCGGTGCCCGGGGCCGTCACCCGCGAGCGTCTGGCGGCCGTCCTCGAAGTGCTGGTGCAGGGACTGAAGCGCGATTTCGGAATAGAGAAACCGCGGGTGGCGGTTCTCGGTCTCAATCCGCATGCCGGGGAGGGTGGCGAACTAGGCGCCGAGGACCGCGATGTCGTGGCGCGGGCGATCGCGGAATTCGGCGATCCCGGCGTGACCGGTCCCTGGCCGGCCGACACGGCCTTCACGCGGGGCAATCTCGCCGGACAGGACGCTGTGCTGGCGATGTATCACGATCAGGGCTTGCCGGTGGTCAAGCACGCCGGCTTCGGCGCGACGGTGAACGTGACGCTGGGACTGCCGTTCGTGCGCACGTCCGTGGACCATGGCACGGCGTTCGATCTCGCCGGCACCGGGAAGGCCGACGAAGGCAGCCTGGTCCAGGCCGTGGAGGCGGCGGCGCGCATGGTGCGGCGCAGGTCGGGTCT
- a CDS encoding molecular chaperone SurA — MRCCAMVLVCLAVVAGPVGAQLSDDGEFLEGIVAVVNDGVVLTSELDQELAGVRANIRAQGLRSPPSAVLESQVLERLVLREIQLQRAQRLGIEISDEQVNRALGFVAQQNGVELSDLPDALADQGIEYARYREELRAQIELDTLRQRDVVARVYLNPREVDDFLRGAEAGEEANREYMVSHILIGTPLNATAGQRDAARERAERLRERVLEGENFAELAIAYSEAQNALQGGSLGWRKRNALPTAFVAHVLQLEPGGVAELITTGSGVHVVRLDETRGGDPIIQEQWELRHILLQPNEIRDDDATRGEIAEIREQILAGESFGALARAYSADPGSAGEGGMLGWVSPEDLDPAFAAGVAELEGDEISEPIRSSFGWHIAQRSGNRMQDVSEDVRRQRAALALRERKVQEETQLWLQRLRAEAFVEYKK, encoded by the coding sequence GTGCGGTGCTGTGCGATGGTGCTGGTGTGCCTGGCGGTGGTTGCGGGGCCGGTGGGGGCGCAGCTCAGCGATGATGGCGAGTTTCTGGAAGGCATCGTCGCCGTGGTCAATGACGGCGTTGTCCTGACCAGTGAACTGGACCAGGAACTGGCCGGCGTGCGCGCGAACATTCGCGCCCAGGGTCTCAGGTCTCCGCCTTCGGCGGTGCTCGAATCGCAGGTGCTGGAGCGGCTGGTCCTGCGGGAAATACAACTGCAGCGCGCCCAACGCCTGGGCATCGAGATTTCCGACGAGCAGGTCAACCGGGCGCTCGGCTTCGTGGCCCAGCAAAACGGGGTCGAGCTGAGCGATCTTCCCGACGCGCTGGCCGATCAGGGCATCGAGTACGCCCGCTACCGCGAGGAACTCAGGGCGCAAATCGAACTGGACACGCTCAGGCAGCGCGACGTCGTTGCGCGGGTGTACCTCAACCCCAGGGAAGTGGACGATTTCCTGCGCGGCGCCGAAGCCGGAGAGGAGGCGAACCGGGAATACATGGTGTCGCACATTCTGATCGGCACGCCGCTAAACGCCACCGCGGGTCAGCGCGACGCGGCCCGCGAGCGAGCGGAGAGGTTGCGTGAACGCGTGCTTGAAGGGGAGAACTTCGCCGAACTGGCAATCGCCTATTCGGAGGCGCAGAATGCGCTGCAGGGCGGCAGCCTGGGCTGGCGCAAACGCAATGCGCTGCCCACGGCATTCGTCGCGCATGTTCTTCAGCTCGAACCCGGCGGCGTGGCCGAACTGATCACCACGGGCAGCGGGGTGCACGTGGTGCGCCTGGACGAAACGCGCGGCGGGGACCCCATCATTCAGGAGCAGTGGGAACTCAGGCACATACTGCTTCAGCCGAACGAGATACGCGACGACGACGCGACCCGCGGCGAGATCGCCGAGATTCGCGAGCAGATCCTGGCCGGTGAGAGCTTCGGCGCCCTGGCCCGCGCTTACTCGGCCGACCCCGGTTCCGCCGGCGAGGGCGGCATGCTCGGATGGGTATCCCCCGAGGACCTCGATCCCGCATTCGCCGCCGGTGTAGCGGAACTTGAGGGCGACGAGATCAGCGAACCCATACGCAGCTCCTTCGGATGGCATATCGCGCAACGTTCCGGGAACCGCATGCAGGACGTGAGCGAGGACGTGCGCCGGCAGCGCGCCGCCCTGGCCTTGCGGGAACGCAAGGTGCAGGAGGAAACCCAGCTTTGGCTGCAAAGGCTGCGGGCCGAGGCGTTCGTGGAATACAAGAAGTAG
- a CDS encoding LPS-assembly protein LptD, with translation MPVSLLAPLAAACIAPAQAGIWEESPGADLACEIAAQRSDTTIGLTAQNGIRWNVGDRVDFLGNVSFCLGNNRLDVQNASLLQDSNRVEFGGEVVYSGDSVRVRATDATLDLNQDWLRFGSAEYALRDSLARGSAEEIVLDAQQDRVRMEEVSYTSCLPGRNHWELRAGSIEVEQESGFGRARRIRLELLDVPILYLPSLSFSARGARKSGFLVPEIGSSSRRGLELDAPWYWNIAPNMDATFTPRYLSRLGFFAGAEYRYITRNSSGRIELGYLPQDKLRNRSRYDVNLEMQTTLSDRWSLLADGRWVSDDLYIEDIGRGFWEQAQTHLRRELAANYSGERMDVVFRVTGHQVVHPDVERLFRPHVRLPEIRLHGWWPELLPRVDGRLWMETGWFEHSQRTSGGRVHFEPELSARYRAGPVEVNPSLSLMVTGYHVKEPFRNDADNYYRVLPIATVDARTGLWRRFGSQALDVTLRPRAMLSIIPTVNQDYLPVFDTIIPDFNYVQLFRPNRYLGFDRVGDSVHLSAGVQGVLQRGSDGKELLRFTLGQRYNFRGRKVSLEGLSSHEDAASDYIAEFAYGLGKDWQVDMRYLWDAEIDNASRSEIAVLYRKDPRRTVRLAYRSRWARTENVDLAFRWAVNDRWTAVGRYNYSFAEDVELERYLGFEYESCCINVALLWRRHVERDATLGGASVYLQVTLKGLTSLGGDARAMIERGMLGYPSR, from the coding sequence GTGCCGGTTTCATTGCTCGCCCCATTGGCCGCGGCCTGCATTGCGCCGGCCCAGGCCGGCATCTGGGAGGAGAGCCCGGGCGCCGACCTGGCCTGCGAGATCGCCGCGCAGCGGTCGGACACCACGATCGGCCTTACCGCGCAGAACGGCATACGCTGGAACGTCGGCGATCGTGTGGATTTCCTGGGCAATGTGTCCTTCTGCCTCGGCAACAACAGGCTGGACGTGCAGAACGCCAGCCTGTTGCAGGACAGCAACCGGGTGGAATTCGGCGGCGAAGTGGTGTATTCGGGGGACTCGGTCCGCGTGCGGGCCACGGACGCCACGCTCGACCTGAATCAGGACTGGCTCCGGTTCGGCTCCGCCGAGTACGCGCTGCGGGACAGCCTGGCGCGGGGCAGCGCCGAGGAAATCGTTCTGGATGCGCAGCAGGACCGGGTGCGCATGGAGGAAGTCAGCTACACGAGTTGTCTGCCCGGCCGCAATCATTGGGAACTGCGCGCCGGTTCGATAGAGGTGGAGCAGGAGAGTGGCTTCGGCCGGGCGCGGAGGATCCGCCTGGAACTGTTGGACGTGCCGATCCTGTACCTGCCGTCGCTGTCCTTTTCGGCCCGGGGCGCCCGCAAGTCGGGTTTCCTGGTGCCCGAGATCGGAAGCTCCAGCCGCCGGGGGCTGGAACTGGACGCGCCCTGGTACTGGAACATCGCGCCCAACATGGACGCCACGTTCACGCCTCGCTACCTGTCGCGCCTGGGCTTTTTTGCCGGCGCCGAGTACCGCTACATCACGCGAAATTCGTCGGGCCGGATCGAACTCGGCTACCTGCCCCAGGACAAGCTGCGAAACCGCTCGCGCTACGACGTCAACCTGGAGATGCAGACGACCCTGTCGGACAGGTGGAGCCTGCTCGCCGATGGCCGCTGGGTGTCCGACGATCTTTATATCGAGGACATCGGGCGGGGTTTCTGGGAACAGGCCCAGACACACCTGCGCCGGGAACTGGCGGCCAACTACAGCGGCGAGCGCATGGATGTCGTGTTCCGGGTGACCGGACACCAGGTCGTGCATCCGGACGTGGAGCGGCTGTTTCGCCCACATGTGCGGCTGCCCGAGATTCGATTGCATGGCTGGTGGCCGGAACTGCTGCCCCGGGTGGACGGGCGCCTGTGGATGGAAACGGGCTGGTTCGAGCATTCGCAAAGGACCTCGGGCGGCCGGGTCCATTTCGAACCGGAGTTGTCGGCCCGCTACCGCGCGGGTCCGGTCGAGGTGAATCCGTCCCTGTCGCTGATGGTGACCGGCTACCACGTGAAAGAGCCGTTTCGGAATGATGCCGACAACTACTACCGGGTGCTGCCGATCGCGACCGTGGACGCCCGCACCGGCCTCTGGCGGCGTTTCGGGTCGCAGGCGCTGGACGTGACGCTGCGCCCGCGGGCCATGCTCAGCATCATTCCCACGGTGAACCAGGACTATCTCCCGGTCTTCGACACGATCATTCCGGACTTCAACTACGTGCAGCTATTCCGCCCCAACCGCTACCTGGGGTTCGACCGGGTCGGCGACTCGGTGCACCTGAGCGCGGGGGTCCAGGGCGTTCTGCAGCGCGGCTCCGACGGCAAGGAGTTGTTGCGCTTTACCCTGGGGCAGCGCTACAACTTCCGCGGACGCAAGGTCAGTCTCGAGGGGCTGAGTTCCCACGAGGACGCGGCCTCGGATTACATCGCCGAGTTCGCCTACGGCCTCGGCAAGGACTGGCAGGTGGACATGCGCTACCTGTGGGACGCTGAAATCGACAATGCCAGCCGGTCCGAAATCGCCGTGCTCTACAGAAAGGACCCGCGCCGGACCGTGCGCCTGGCCTACCGCAGCCGCTGGGCCCGGACGGAAAACGTGGACCTGGCGTTCCGATGGGCCGTCAATGACCGGTGGACCGCGGTGGGCCGCTACAACTACTCGTTCGCCGAAGACGTGGAGCTGGAGCGCTACCTCGGATTCGAATACGAGTCCTGCTGCATCAACGTCGCATTGCTGTGGCGCAGGCATGTCGAGCGCGACGCCACGCTGGGCGGTGCGTCGGTCTATCTGCAGGTCACGCTGAAGGGCCTGACGAGCCTTGGAGGCGACGCTCGGGCGATGATCGAGCGTGGTATGCTCGGCTACCCCAGCCGCTAG
- a CDS encoding nucleotidyltransferase family protein, whose protein sequence is MILAAGRGRRLRPLSDRLPKALMEVEGKPLIEHLLAALAAAGVREAVVNLSWLGGMIRARLSDGSRYGLRIRYSEEGESALDTGGGIRRALPLLGEEPFWVVNADVRTSFPFPAGNPRAGDLAWLMLVPNPEHNPAGDFHLREERVGKDGPRYTFGGVSILAPELFRDSAEEVFGLAPLLRTAANEGRVAGALYEGYWADAGTVERLEAIRRRPSEA, encoded by the coding sequence ATGATTTTGGCGGCCGGCCGCGGCCGGCGCCTGCGGCCGTTGAGCGACCGCCTGCCCAAGGCGCTGATGGAGGTTGAAGGGAAGCCGCTGATCGAACATCTGCTGGCGGCCCTGGCCGCCGCAGGAGTACGGGAGGCAGTGGTCAATCTCTCCTGGCTCGGAGGGATGATCCGCGCCAGACTCAGCGACGGGTCCCGGTATGGCTTGAGAATTCGCTACAGCGAGGAAGGCGAGTCGGCGCTGGACACCGGAGGCGGCATAAGACGGGCCTTGCCCTTGCTGGGAGAGGAACCCTTCTGGGTGGTCAACGCCGACGTCCGCACGTCTTTTCCGTTCCCGGCGGGCAATCCCCGGGCGGGCGATCTGGCCTGGCTGATGCTGGTGCCCAACCCGGAGCACAATCCGGCAGGCGATTTCCACCTGCGGGAGGAGCGGGTCGGCAAGGACGGACCACGCTATACCTTCGGCGGCGTAAGCATTCTGGCCCCCGAACTGTTCCGGGATTCCGCGGAGGAAGTATTCGGCCTCGCCCCGCTGCTGCGCACGGCCGCCAATGAAGGGCGCGTTGCGGGCGCGCTGTACGAAGGCTACTGGGCGGACGCCGGCACGGTCGAGCGGCTGGAAGCGATCCGGCGCCGACCGTCCGAAGCGTAA
- the lipB gene encoding lipoyl(octanoyl) transferase LipB, which translates to MACGKARPAGNGAFHCPGAQRGHGPWGTCPSGASGARHCGVAALGNTCSIPCGLRLALARPARSGAKAFVRHDTRIRWLGRLPWREAFERMQRFTAERGDRTNDEIWLCEHPPVFTLGVKTEPSHVLDPGDIPVEQSDRGGQVTYHGPGQLMVYPLVSLRRAGLGPRTLVCALEASVMDCAAGYGIEASRRSGAPGVYVAGAKLAAIGLRIRRGCSYHGMALNVCADLGPFSRINPCGFEGLGAVNFASLGGPDNLADAAAELQPCLLSRLYASDGRRRIASSRSTVPASAQ; encoded by the coding sequence ATGGCGTGTGGCAAGGCGCGTCCCGCCGGGAATGGTGCCTTCCATTGCCCAGGGGCGCAACGCGGCCACGGGCCATGGGGGACGTGCCCTTCGGGAGCGAGCGGGGCGCGCCACTGCGGCGTTGCAGCCCTGGGCAATACGTGCAGTATTCCCTGCGGTCTGCGCCTTGCATTGGCCCGCCCCGCTCGCTCTGGTGCCAAGGCATTTGTGAGGCACGACACTAGAATCAGGTGGCTGGGGCGCCTGCCCTGGAGGGAAGCCTTCGAGCGCATGCAGCGGTTTACCGCCGAACGCGGCGATCGCACGAACGACGAGATCTGGTTGTGCGAGCATCCACCGGTCTTCACCCTGGGCGTCAAGACCGAACCTTCCCATGTCCTCGACCCCGGCGATATTCCCGTGGAACAGTCCGATCGCGGCGGTCAGGTCACCTACCACGGCCCCGGGCAATTGATGGTCTACCCGCTGGTGTCCCTGCGCCGCGCCGGGCTTGGGCCCCGGACCCTGGTCTGCGCCCTGGAGGCCTCGGTGATGGATTGCGCCGCGGGATACGGAATCGAGGCATCGCGCCGGTCCGGAGCGCCCGGCGTCTACGTGGCCGGCGCCAAGCTGGCCGCCATCGGCCTGCGCATACGGCGCGGGTGTTCGTATCACGGCATGGCGCTGAATGTCTGCGCCGACCTGGGTCCGTTCTCCCGGATCAATCCCTGCGGCTTCGAGGGTCTGGGCGCGGTCAATTTCGCGAGCCTCGGCGGCCCGGACAACCTCGCCGACGCGGCCGCCGAACTGCAGCCTTGCCTGCTCTCCCGCCTTTACGCTTCGGACGGTCGGCGCCGGATCGCTTCCAGCCGCTCGACCGTGCCGGCGTCCGCCCAGTAG
- a CDS encoding D-alanyl-D-alanine carboxypeptidase, which translates to MRRTSVFAILLTAALAAGSAAAQSPRPVAGLPSPPALSVSSFVLMEQETGTILASLEPELRVEPASITKIMSAYAVFEALAAGETSLDEEAVISEKAWRMQGSRTFLDLNSRVSVENLLLGMIVQSGNDASVALAEHLAGAEEDFAVLMNSIAQRLGMSGTNFENSTGWPGENHYTTALDTAILTRAMVRDYPTLYGMHALREFTWNDIRQPNRNTLLNRDATVDGVKTGHTESAGYCLVASAVRDGMRLIAVVMGAASESQRSQDALRLLSYGFRYFETRTLLEAGADFGSARVWKGEDTVVGLTVEDDVIMTLPKRASDGMETRVTVNEPLIAPLEAGQPVGRVALIRDGETLAELPLVPERAVPSGGLWQRTRDAVLLWFE; encoded by the coding sequence ATGAGAAGGACCAGCGTATTCGCCATTCTGCTCACGGCCGCCCTGGCGGCGGGTTCGGCCGCCGCCCAGTCGCCGCGGCCGGTCGCCGGGCTGCCGAGCCCGCCTGCCCTGAGCGTTTCGTCGTTCGTTCTGATGGAGCAGGAAACCGGAACGATTCTGGCCTCGCTGGAGCCGGAGCTGAGGGTCGAGCCCGCCAGCATCACCAAGATCATGAGCGCCTACGCCGTGTTCGAGGCGCTGGCCGCGGGCGAAACCTCGCTGGACGAAGAGGCGGTCATCAGCGAAAAGGCCTGGCGCATGCAGGGTTCGAGGACTTTCCTGGACCTCAACAGCCGGGTCAGCGTGGAGAACCTGCTGCTTGGGATGATCGTCCAGTCCGGCAACGACGCCAGCGTCGCCCTGGCCGAGCACCTGGCCGGCGCCGAGGAGGACTTCGCGGTACTGATGAACTCGATCGCGCAGCGTCTGGGGATGTCCGGCACGAACTTCGAGAACTCCACGGGCTGGCCCGGCGAAAACCATTACACGACCGCGCTGGATACGGCGATTCTCACCCGGGCCATGGTCCGGGACTACCCGACCCTGTACGGCATGCATGCGCTGCGCGAGTTCACCTGGAACGACATACGGCAACCGAACCGCAATACGCTGCTGAACCGTGACGCGACGGTGGACGGCGTCAAGACCGGGCACACCGAGTCGGCCGGATACTGCCTGGTGGCTTCGGCGGTGCGCGACGGCATGCGCCTGATCGCCGTCGTCATGGGTGCGGCCAGCGAGTCGCAACGGTCACAGGACGCGTTGCGGCTGCTGAGCTACGGATTCCGCTACTTCGAGACCCGCACGCTGCTGGAAGCAGGCGCCGATTTCGGATCTGCGCGCGTATGGAAGGGCGAGGACACTGTGGTCGGCCTGACGGTGGAGGACGACGTGATCATGACCCTGCCCAAGCGCGCAAGTGACGGGATGGAGACCAGGGTGACGGTGAACGAGCCCCTGATTGCGCCGCTCGAGGCCGGTCAGCCGGTCGGTCGGGTGGCCCTGATCCGGGACGGCGAGACGCTCGCGGAACTGCCGCTGGTGCCCGAACGCGCCGTGCCGTCCGGAGGCTTGTGGCAGCGCACCCGGGACGCCGTCCTGCTGTGGTTCGAGTAA
- a CDS encoding septal ring lytic transglycosylase RlpA family protein has translation MKPVRVLLLAGCMTLAAGCSAIVGMVGGPWGGSSGGRPGQDCYNQFGKTYCPLISAEGFVETGIASWYGEDFHGRPTALGEPYNMYAMTAAHKTLPLPTRVRVTNLENGRSAELRVNDRGPFVDDRVIDLSYSAARELGVYRRGTARVRVEALEAGGSPEPSPAAGGYAYLQTGAFAYRENASRLYNRIRQAGISGVYLRRKGNGVYAVWVGPLDDGRHAARLRRQLANIGISGAVRVQGVAPPG, from the coding sequence ATGAAACCCGTCCGGGTGCTGCTCCTTGCGGGCTGCATGACTCTTGCAGCGGGCTGTTCGGCAATCGTGGGCATGGTCGGCGGACCCTGGGGCGGTTCGTCCGGCGGCCGTCCCGGACAGGACTGCTACAACCAGTTCGGCAAGACCTATTGCCCGTTGATCTCGGCCGAAGGATTCGTGGAAACCGGAATCGCGTCCTGGTACGGCGAGGACTTTCACGGCAGGCCCACCGCGCTTGGCGAGCCCTACAACATGTACGCGATGACCGCTGCGCACAAGACGCTGCCCCTTCCGACGCGCGTTCGGGTAACCAATCTCGAGAACGGCCGCAGCGCCGAGTTGCGGGTGAACGACCGCGGGCCGTTCGTTGACGATCGGGTGATCGACCTGTCGTACAGCGCCGCGAGGGAACTGGGCGTATATCGGCGCGGGACGGCCAGGGTCCGGGTCGAGGCGCTGGAGGCGGGCGGTTCGCCGGAACCGTCGCCCGCGGCGGGCGGCTACGCCTATCTGCAAACCGGCGCTTTCGCCTATCGGGAGAACGCCTCCAGGCTCTATAACCGGATTCGCCAGGCCGGTATATCCGGCGTATATCTGCGCCGCAAGGGGAATGGCGTGTATGCCGTGTGGGTGGGTCCGCTCGACGATGGAAGGCACGCGGCCCGGCTCAGGCGCCAATTGGCCAACATCGGCATTTCCGGAGCCGTCCGTGTGCAGGGTGTCGCTCCGCCCGGCTGA
- the mltB gene encoding lytic murein transglycosylase B, translating into MSPVSQSVFRRYFLLAVLCAPLAAGAIDVDAPEVRAFIDELVRDEGLDREDASELLASAQFRPEVIEAMSRAPERTVEWRDYRAIFMDSGRISSGKAFGRLHAGTLAKVESDTGVPASVVLGILGVETRYGRITGRHLVLDSLATLAFRHPRRGDFFRRELKDFLVLHNEDALDAAEVLGSYAGAMGRAQFIPSSYRRYAVDGDGDGRRDLFSNWRDVLSSVAGYLSDHGWRRGGAVAMHATLAGNSRAVPQERGLSPPTTLGALRSDGVLFDGDLPDETPAGLLMMQGADGPEYWVALPNFYVITRYNRSYMYALVVHQLGQSIISADTG; encoded by the coding sequence ATCTCGCCCGTTAGTCAGTCCGTGTTTCGCAGATATTTTCTTCTGGCCGTCCTGTGCGCGCCGCTCGCGGCGGGCGCCATCGACGTCGACGCTCCCGAGGTCCGTGCGTTCATCGACGAACTGGTGCGCGACGAGGGCCTGGACCGGGAGGACGCCAGCGAGCTGCTCGCGTCGGCGCAGTTCCGCCCCGAAGTGATCGAAGCCATGAGCCGCGCCCCGGAGCGCACGGTCGAGTGGCGCGATTACCGGGCGATATTCATGGATTCGGGAAGGATCTCCTCGGGCAAGGCCTTCGGACGCCTGCACGCCGGGACGCTGGCGAAGGTGGAAAGCGATACCGGAGTTCCGGCTTCGGTGGTGCTGGGCATTCTCGGTGTCGAGACCCGTTATGGGCGGATCACCGGGAGGCACCTGGTGCTGGACTCGCTGGCCACGCTGGCGTTTCGTCATCCGCGGCGCGGCGATTTTTTCCGCCGCGAACTGAAGGACTTCCTGGTGCTGCACAACGAGGACGCGCTCGACGCGGCGGAAGTCCTGGGGTCCTATGCCGGGGCCATGGGCCGCGCGCAGTTCATACCGTCCAGCTACCGCCGCTATGCCGTCGACGGCGACGGCGACGGACGGCGCGACCTTTTTTCCAATTGGCGCGACGTGCTCAGCAGCGTGGCCGGCTACCTGAGCGATCACGGCTGGCGCCGCGGTGGCGCGGTAGCGATGCACGCAACGCTGGCCGGGAACAGCCGTGCCGTGCCCCAGGAACGGGGCCTGTCCCCGCCCACGACCCTCGGAGCACTGCGCTCGGACGGCGTTCTGTTCGATGGCGATCTGCCGGACGAGACCCCTGCCGGGCTGTTGATGATGCAGGGCGCGGACGGTCCCGAGTACTGGGTGGCGCTTCCCAATTTCTACGTGATCACGCGCTACAACCGCAGCTATATGTACGCCCTCGTCGTGCATCAACTCGGACAGTCAATAATCTCCGCGGACACAGGATGA